In Verrucomicrobiia bacterium, the following are encoded in one genomic region:
- a CDS encoding DNA-directed RNA polymerase subunit alpha — protein sequence MPKRLVKEETTATETYAKFIAEPFETGYGHTIGNSLRRVLLSSLEGAAITSVRIEGAMHEFATVDGVVEDVTDIVLNLKKIRFKAHTREEQVLYLSVNKEGDVLAEDIQLNQNLELVNPKQKICTLDKKRKLEMELTVKVGRGFCPGDENKKPDQAIGVIPIDSIFSPVTRVKYSVEAARVGQRTDYDRLILEIWTDGRLSPDDALTQASAILQKHLDVFVGYDKNAVEFEEQVDRQDDERAKLKKLLNMSVNEIELSVRAANCLNNANITTVGQLAMKTESEMLKYRNFGKKSLNEIKEKLAALGLTLGMHFDPDLIEAAPAPAGSSSARDDIKNLLAND from the coding sequence ATGCCCAAGCGGTTGGTCAAGGAAGAAACCACCGCCACCGAAACCTACGCCAAGTTCATCGCCGAGCCGTTTGAAACCGGCTACGGCCACACCATCGGCAACTCGCTGCGCCGGGTGCTGCTCTCCTCCCTCGAGGGGGCGGCCATCACCAGTGTGCGCATCGAGGGCGCCATGCATGAATTTGCCACCGTGGACGGGGTCGTCGAAGACGTCACCGACATCGTGCTGAACCTCAAGAAAATCCGCTTCAAGGCGCACACCCGCGAGGAACAGGTGCTGTACCTGTCGGTCAACAAGGAAGGCGACGTGCTGGCGGAGGACATTCAGCTCAACCAAAACCTCGAGCTGGTCAACCCCAAGCAGAAAATCTGCACCCTTGACAAAAAGCGCAAGCTGGAGATGGAACTCACCGTCAAGGTGGGCCGCGGTTTCTGCCCGGGCGACGAGAACAAAAAACCTGACCAGGCCATCGGCGTCATCCCCATTGACTCCATCTTCTCGCCGGTGACCCGGGTGAAATACTCCGTGGAAGCCGCTCGCGTGGGGCAGCGCACGGACTATGACCGCCTGATCCTTGAAATCTGGACCGACGGCCGCCTTTCTCCCGATGATGCCCTCACCCAGGCCTCGGCCATCCTGCAGAAGCATCTGGATGTCTTTGTCGGCTACGACAAGAACGCGGTCGAATTTGAAGAGCAGGTGGACCGCCAGGACGACGAGCGCGCCAAGCTCAAGAAACTGCTCAACATGAGCGTCAACGAAATCGAGCTGAGCGTCCGCGCCGCCAACTGCCTTAACAACGCCAACATCACCACCGTGGGCCAGTTGGCCATGAAGACCGAGTCCGAAATGCTCAAATACCGCAACTTCGGCAAGAAATCGCTCAACGAAATCAAAGAAAAACTCGCCGCGCTGGGCCTCACCCTGGGCATGCACTTTGACCCGGACCTCATTGAGGCGGCGCCCGCCCCGGCAGGCTCCTCCTCGGCCCGCGACGACATCAAGAACCTCCTTGCCAACGATTGA
- a CDS encoding PhnD/SsuA/transferrin family substrate-binding protein, whose amino-acid sequence MTSRWLRLATAAGCLIAGLLRAAAPASQAVPLTVWVMDPLAKELCCACVAGTGQRDYEALGRYLSKSLKRAVKVAFAASEEAVHSATLPRGPEVVIGKESMIAHAVKSRGWPLQPLAQLTDWQGRTTLSGLFVVPTADTAQDLADLENREVWLGPEEETERHAAALDALRGAGIKPGKVARILPSCTTTAQELLDHAGQPAAVGVLSSYALPLLEGCGNIPPRSLRVVGRTAPVPFITVFIHRELEPSLTEALGKALEAVAGDRKLCQRLESRDGFVPYEDVSQALQEWPGWGGALRRGLTARLPAALPQPLPVLWERKLNHAGLGGVAAAEGYVVVSDRDPLDEADLWRCFRAETGEVVWTLAQRTRGPRLDYGNSPRATPLLARGRAYLLGAYGDLLAVELASGKILWKRHLVKDFQGRMPHWGYANSPLLFENRLWVLPGGTKNFLVGLDPASGKLLCSGAGSGQPGYAALVAGEWHGQSQVVAYEEKSLGGWETQSGRRLWKLTPPEEGDFNVPTPVPLGDGLVLATENNGCRWHRFDRRGRLNPQPIGVAQNLRPVTATPVVAGQRLVGNSDGLLGLEWRTDLKQWVTLWKKEEEAWGEHVSFITDGERVLCLGYHGDLLLLDATAPDFRPLSQQRLFEEDAELYAFPAVARGRLYVRGPKVLRCLGLGK is encoded by the coding sequence ATGACTTCCCGTTGGTTGAGGCTGGCCACGGCCGCAGGATGTTTGATTGCCGGTCTGCTCCGGGCCGCCGCGCCGGCCTCCCAGGCCGTGCCCCTGACGGTTTGGGTGATGGACCCCCTGGCGAAAGAGCTGTGTTGCGCCTGCGTGGCGGGCACCGGGCAGCGCGACTATGAGGCCTTGGGGCGCTATTTATCCAAAAGCCTGAAACGGGCGGTCAAGGTGGCGTTTGCCGCCAGCGAGGAGGCCGTGCACTCGGCCACGCTCCCCCGGGGCCCCGAGGTGGTGATCGGCAAGGAATCCATGATCGCGCATGCGGTGAAGTCCCGGGGCTGGCCCTTGCAGCCCCTGGCCCAGTTGACCGATTGGCAGGGCAGGACCACCTTGAGCGGCTTGTTTGTTGTGCCGACGGCCGATACCGCCCAGGACCTGGCTGATTTGGAAAACCGGGAGGTGTGGTTGGGGCCGGAGGAGGAAACGGAGAGGCACGCCGCCGCGCTGGACGCCCTGAGGGGGGCGGGAATCAAGCCGGGGAAGGTTGCCAGGATTTTGCCCAGTTGCACCACCACCGCCCAAGAGCTGCTGGACCACGCCGGGCAGCCGGCAGCGGTGGGGGTACTATCCAGCTATGCGCTGCCGTTGTTGGAGGGGTGCGGCAATATCCCGCCCCGTTCTCTGCGGGTGGTGGGGCGCACCGCGCCTGTGCCGTTCATTACGGTGTTCATCCATCGAGAGCTGGAGCCGTCCCTGACCGAGGCACTGGGCAAGGCATTGGAGGCCGTGGCCGGAGACCGCAAGCTCTGTCAGCGGCTGGAATCACGTGATGGGTTTGTCCCCTACGAGGACGTGAGCCAAGCCCTGCAGGAATGGCCCGGCTGGGGAGGCGCACTGCGGCGGGGATTGACGGCCCGGTTGCCCGCCGCTCTGCCCCAGCCCCTGCCCGTGCTTTGGGAGCGCAAGTTGAATCACGCCGGCCTGGGGGGTGTGGCCGCCGCCGAGGGGTACGTGGTGGTGAGCGACCGCGATCCCCTGGACGAGGCGGACTTGTGGCGGTGTTTCCGCGCGGAGACGGGCGAAGTGGTTTGGACGCTGGCGCAGCGCACCCGCGGGCCGCGACTGGATTATGGCAACTCCCCGCGCGCCACGCCCCTGCTGGCCCGGGGCCGGGCCTATCTGTTGGGGGCGTATGGGGATTTGCTGGCGGTGGAGCTGGCGAGTGGCAAGATTTTGTGGAAACGGCATCTGGTCAAGGATTTCCAAGGCCGCATGCCCCATTGGGGTTATGCCAATTCGCCGCTTCTGTTTGAAAACCGGCTGTGGGTGCTGCCAGGGGGCACCAAGAATTTTCTGGTGGGACTGGATCCAGCCAGCGGCAAACTGCTGTGTTCAGGTGCCGGCAGCGGCCAGCCGGGTTATGCGGCGCTGGTGGCCGGGGAGTGGCATGGCCAGAGCCAGGTGGTGGCTTACGAGGAAAAAAGTTTGGGCGGCTGGGAGACGCAAAGCGGGCGGCGCTTGTGGAAACTGACGCCTCCAGAAGAAGGGGACTTCAACGTGCCCACGCCGGTGCCGCTGGGCGATGGGCTGGTGTTGGCCACAGAAAATAATGGCTGCCGCTGGCATCGCTTTGATCGGCGGGGCCGGTTGAATCCGCAGCCTATCGGGGTGGCGCAAAACCTGCGGCCGGTGACTGCCACGCCCGTGGTGGCAGGGCAGCGCCTGGTGGGCAACAGTGACGGCCTGCTTGGCCTGGAGTGGCGCACAGATTTGAAGCAGTGGGTGACCCTTTGGAAAAAGGAGGAGGAGGCGTGGGGCGAGCATGTCTCTTTCATCACCGATGGTGAAAGAGTGCTGTGCCTGGGTTACCACGGGGACCTGCTCCTGCTGGATGCCACGGCACCGGATTTCCGGCCCCTCTCCCAGCAGCGCCTGTTTGAGGAGGACGCGGAGTTGTACGCCTTTCCTGCCGTGGCCCGGGGCAGGCTCTACGTCCGCGGCCCCAAGGTTTTGCGGTGCCTGGGTTTGGGGAAATAA
- the rplQ gene encoding 50S ribosomal protein L17 — translation MRHLKRTAKLGRQFQHRNAMLANLVCSLIKHKRVTTTLAKARAARSLAEKMVTLGKRGTLHARRLAAARLHQEDAVKILFNQIAPAQKNRPGGYTRIVKLGQRRGDAAQQAILEWVELPVTETEAPKTTEEKAAAPAPAATAGASK, via the coding sequence ATGCGCCATTTGAAACGTACCGCCAAGCTTGGCCGCCAGTTCCAGCATCGCAATGCCATGCTGGCCAACCTGGTCTGCAGCCTGATTAAACACAAACGCGTGACCACCACCCTCGCCAAGGCCCGCGCCGCGCGCAGCCTGGCCGAGAAAATGGTCACCCTCGGCAAACGGGGCACCTTGCATGCTCGCCGCCTCGCCGCCGCCCGGTTGCATCAGGAGGATGCCGTCAAGATTCTCTTCAACCAGATCGCGCCGGCCCAGAAAAACCGTCCCGGCGGTTATACCCGCATCGTCAAGCTCGGCCAGCGCCGCGGCGACGCCGCCCAGCAGGCCATCCTGGAATGGGTTGAACTGCCGGTGACCGAAACCGAGGCGCCCAAGACGACGGAGGAAAAAGCCGCCGCCCCGGCTCCGGCCGCCACGGCGGGCGCGTCCAAGTAA
- the rho gene encoding transcription termination factor Rho — protein sequence MGSHSNSAHYPDYGSGYLEISEKGFGFLRSPDNFFAPKPTDIFVTPDTIKRSFLREGALVEGTLQPPHRGTSPQLRTVEKVNGMPFQEYVKTLRFENLTTIDPVEKFKLETTPDLIETRIIDLVTPIGKGTRGLIVAPPRTGKTTILKQIANAITANHPEVHVLVLLIDERPEEVTDFQRSVKAEVVASSNDQDLETHVRLSRFMIERCRRMVEAKKDVFVLLDSITRVARAYNSVHGGSGRTMTGGVDARALEIPRKMFAAARKIEEGGSLTIIATALVETGSRMDELIFQEFKGTGNMELVLDRKLSDRRLFPAIDIPRSGTRKEEKLFPKHQIESVRKLRRMMVDLNPVEAMETLIAACKKHKTNDELLAKLDRG from the coding sequence ATGGGTTCACATTCCAATTCGGCCCATTATCCCGACTACGGTTCGGGGTATTTGGAAATCTCGGAAAAGGGCTTCGGCTTTTTGCGGTCTCCTGACAACTTCTTTGCGCCCAAGCCCACCGACATCTTCGTGACGCCCGACACCATCAAGCGCAGTTTCCTGCGGGAAGGGGCGCTGGTGGAGGGCACGCTACAGCCCCCGCACCGGGGCACCAGCCCGCAGTTGCGCACGGTGGAAAAGGTCAACGGCATGCCCTTCCAGGAGTACGTCAAGACCTTGCGCTTTGAGAACCTGACCACCATTGACCCGGTGGAAAAGTTCAAACTCGAAACCACCCCCGACCTCATCGAAACGCGCATCATTGACCTGGTGACCCCCATTGGCAAGGGCACCCGCGGCCTGATCGTGGCTCCGCCGCGCACCGGCAAGACCACCATCCTCAAGCAAATTGCCAACGCCATTACCGCCAATCACCCGGAAGTCCATGTCCTGGTCCTGCTCATTGACGAGCGGCCGGAGGAGGTGACCGACTTCCAGCGCTCGGTGAAGGCCGAGGTCGTGGCTTCCTCCAATGACCAGGACCTGGAGACCCATGTGCGCCTCTCGCGCTTCATGATCGAGCGCTGCCGCCGCATGGTCGAGGCCAAGAAAGACGTCTTCGTCCTGCTGGACTCCATCACCCGCGTGGCCCGCGCCTACAACAGCGTCCATGGCGGCTCCGGCCGCACCATGACCGGCGGGGTGGACGCCCGGGCGTTGGAAATCCCCCGCAAAATGTTTGCCGCCGCCCGCAAAATCGAGGAAGGCGGCTCCCTCACCATCATCGCCACCGCGCTGGTGGAAACGGGCAGCCGCATGGACGAGCTGATCTTTCAGGAGTTCAAGGGCACCGGCAACATGGAGCTGGTGCTGGATCGCAAGCTCAGCGACCGCCGCCTCTTCCCGGCGATTGACATCCCCCGCAGCGGCACCCGCAAGGAGGAAAAACTCTTCCCCAAGCATCAAATTGAGTCCGTGCGCAAATTGCGGCGCATGATGGTGGACCTCAACCCGGTGGAGGCCATGGAAACCCTCATTGCCGCCTGCAAGAAGCACAAGACCAATGACGAGCTGCTGGCCAAGCTCGATCGTGGCTGA
- the fabG gene encoding 3-oxoacyl-[acyl-carrier-protein] reductase encodes MQLLANQVAVVTGAGRGIGQAIALKLAGAGADVAVVDVKLEFTQETVDKVKALGRRAWGYAANVASAAEVKAAADQILADAGKVDILVNNAGITRDTLLMRMSEEDWDAVLDINLKGTFLFTQAFCRSFLKQRSGRIINIASVIGLMGNAGQCNYGASKAGVIGFTKSAAREFASRGITVNALAPGFIQTAMTDKLTAEQKEAILKNVPLGTLGQPDDVAEAVLFFASPGARYITGQVLAVDGGLAM; translated from the coding sequence ATGCAACTCTTGGCAAACCAAGTGGCGGTGGTGACCGGCGCCGGGCGCGGCATCGGGCAGGCCATTGCCTTGAAACTGGCGGGCGCCGGGGCCGATGTGGCCGTGGTGGACGTAAAACTGGAATTCACCCAGGAAACGGTGGACAAAGTCAAAGCCCTGGGCCGGCGCGCCTGGGGGTACGCGGCCAACGTGGCCTCGGCCGCCGAGGTCAAGGCCGCCGCCGACCAGATCCTCGCCGATGCCGGCAAGGTGGACATCCTTGTCAATAACGCCGGCATCACGCGCGACACCCTGCTCATGCGCATGAGCGAGGAAGACTGGGACGCCGTGCTCGACATCAACCTCAAGGGCACCTTCTTGTTCACCCAGGCCTTCTGCCGCAGCTTCCTCAAACAGCGCTCCGGCCGCATCATCAACATTGCCTCGGTCATCGGGCTCATGGGCAATGCCGGCCAGTGCAATTACGGCGCCAGCAAGGCGGGGGTCATCGGCTTCACCAAATCCGCCGCGCGGGAATTTGCCAGCCGGGGCATCACCGTCAACGCCCTGGCCCCCGGCTTCATTCAGACCGCCATGACTGACAAACTGACCGCCGAACAAAAAGAGGCCATCCTCAAAAATGTGCCCCTCGGCACCCTGGGCCAGCCGGACGACGTGGCGGAGGCCGTCCTCTTCTTTGCCAGCCCCGGCGCCCGCTATATTACGGGCCAGGTGCTGGCGGTGGACGGGGGATTGGCGATGTAA
- the asnS gene encoding asparagine--tRNA ligase — protein sequence MHQLIKHLLHAQAPREEVIVKGWVRTRRDAKGFSFFEINDGSCLANLQVVVNDGTPTNAEITHILTGASVIIQGALVPSPAAGQKWEVHARRVELVGPADATYPLQKKGHSLEFLRTIAHLRPRSNLFGAVFRTRSRLAHAVHQFFQERDFVYVHTPIITTSDCEGAGEMFRVTTLKGEPGEKPEDDFFGRPAYLTVSGQLEGEALACALSRIYTFGPTFRAENSNTARHAAEFWMIEPEMAFCDLAADMDLAEEFIKAMAAHMLDHCAEDLAFFNKFVDKEVTTRLKFVVERPFQRLPYTDAIEILQASGRAFEFPVRYGVNLQSEHERYLTEEHFKCPVTVFNYPREIKPFYMRVNDDGRTVTAMDVLVPGIGEVIGGAQREERPDRLQEQMAFHRLNPADYWWYADLRKFGTVPHAGFGLGFERLIMFLTGVGNIRDVIPFARTPKNADF from the coding sequence ATGCATCAACTGATCAAACACTTGTTGCACGCACAGGCGCCCCGGGAGGAGGTCATTGTCAAGGGCTGGGTGCGCACCCGCCGCGATGCCAAGGGCTTTTCCTTTTTTGAAATCAATGACGGCTCCTGCCTCGCCAACCTCCAGGTGGTGGTGAATGATGGCACGCCAACCAATGCCGAAATCACCCACATCCTCACCGGCGCCTCGGTGATCATTCAGGGCGCGCTGGTGCCCTCGCCCGCCGCCGGCCAGAAGTGGGAGGTCCATGCCCGCCGCGTCGAGCTGGTGGGGCCGGCCGATGCCACCTATCCCCTCCAGAAAAAAGGGCACTCGCTGGAGTTTCTGCGCACCATTGCGCACCTCCGCCCGCGCTCCAATCTCTTCGGTGCCGTCTTTCGCACCCGCAGCCGGCTGGCCCACGCCGTACACCAGTTCTTTCAGGAGCGCGACTTCGTCTATGTCCATACCCCCATCATCACCACCAGCGACTGCGAAGGGGCCGGCGAGATGTTTCGGGTGACCACCCTCAAGGGCGAGCCGGGCGAAAAACCGGAGGACGATTTCTTCGGCAGGCCGGCCTACCTCACCGTGAGCGGCCAGCTCGAAGGGGAGGCCCTGGCCTGCGCGCTCTCGCGCATTTACACCTTTGGCCCCACCTTCCGCGCCGAAAACTCGAACACCGCACGCCACGCGGCGGAGTTTTGGATGATCGAGCCGGAAATGGCATTTTGCGACCTGGCGGCGGACATGGACCTGGCCGAGGAGTTCATCAAGGCCATGGCCGCCCACATGCTGGATCATTGCGCCGAGGACCTCGCCTTCTTCAACAAGTTCGTGGACAAGGAAGTCACCACCCGCCTCAAGTTTGTGGTGGAGCGCCCCTTCCAGCGCCTTCCCTACACTGACGCCATTGAGATCCTGCAGGCCTCGGGCAGGGCCTTTGAGTTTCCCGTGCGCTACGGCGTCAACCTGCAATCCGAGCATGAGCGCTACCTCACGGAGGAGCATTTCAAATGCCCGGTCACCGTCTTTAATTACCCGCGCGAAATTAAACCCTTCTACATGCGCGTCAATGACGATGGCCGGACCGTCACGGCCATGGACGTCCTGGTGCCCGGCATCGGGGAGGTCATCGGCGGCGCCCAGCGCGAAGAGCGTCCCGACCGCCTCCAGGAGCAGATGGCCTTTCACCGGCTCAACCCGGCCGACTACTGGTGGTATGCCGACCTGCGCAAATTCGGCACCGTGCCCCACGCCGGTTTTGGCCTGGGTTTTGAGCGGCTCATCATGTTCCTGACCGGAGTGGGCAACATCCGCGACGTCATCCCCTTCGCCCGCACGCCCAAAAACGCCGATTTTTAG
- the fabF gene encoding beta-ketoacyl-ACP synthase II, protein MASSWSERRVVITGMGVVTPLGHDPQTLWQNVVSGQCGIDRITAFDPSEFDCQIAAEVKNFDPSPAFPSPKEAKRSDRFAQFGVYAAWQALQDSGLDLERVNRDEIGVFIGSGIGGLHTTAEQHKVLLSRGPGRVSPFMIPMLILNMASGMFSMYYKLRGPNVATCSACATSTHAVGEAWRTLKMGDAKAIFAGGSEATIVPLGISGFCAMRAMSTRNHEPKKASRPFDAERDGFVMGEGAAVVLMEELEHARARGAKIYAEVVGYGNTADAYHLSAPSPGGEGAARCMAMALRCAGLRPEDIDYINAHGTATPSGDVAETQAIKTVFGDHARKLVVNSTKGATGHMLGAAGATELVISILAMQNQVSPPTINLEKPDPECDLDYVPNTAREMRIRALLNNSFGFGGHNATVALRQFNG, encoded by the coding sequence ATGGCAAGCAGTTGGTCCGAGCGCCGGGTTGTCATCACCGGCATGGGTGTCGTCACCCCCTTGGGGCACGACCCGCAAACGCTGTGGCAAAATGTCGTCTCCGGCCAGTGCGGCATTGACCGCATTACGGCCTTTGATCCCTCGGAGTTTGACTGCCAGATTGCCGCCGAGGTCAAAAACTTCGACCCCTCCCCGGCCTTCCCCTCGCCCAAGGAAGCCAAGCGCTCGGACCGCTTCGCCCAGTTTGGCGTCTATGCCGCCTGGCAGGCGCTCCAGGATTCAGGCCTGGACCTCGAGCGCGTCAACCGCGATGAAATCGGCGTGTTCATCGGCTCGGGCATCGGCGGCCTTCACACCACGGCCGAGCAGCACAAGGTGCTCCTCTCCCGCGGACCGGGCCGCGTCTCGCCCTTCATGATCCCCATGCTCATCCTGAACATGGCCTCCGGCATGTTCTCGATGTACTACAAACTGCGCGGCCCCAACGTGGCCACCTGCTCCGCCTGCGCCACCTCCACCCATGCCGTTGGCGAGGCCTGGCGCACCCTCAAAATGGGCGACGCCAAGGCCATCTTTGCCGGCGGCAGTGAAGCCACCATCGTCCCCTTGGGCATCAGCGGCTTCTGCGCCATGCGCGCCATGAGCACCCGCAACCATGAACCCAAAAAGGCCTCCCGGCCGTTTGACGCCGAGCGCGATGGCTTCGTCATGGGCGAAGGCGCCGCCGTGGTGCTGATGGAAGAATTGGAGCATGCCCGGGCGCGTGGCGCCAAAATCTATGCCGAGGTGGTCGGGTACGGCAACACGGCCGACGCCTACCATCTCAGCGCCCCCTCCCCCGGTGGCGAAGGCGCCGCCCGCTGCATGGCCATGGCCCTCCGTTGCGCGGGCCTGCGGCCGGAGGACATTGACTACATCAACGCCCACGGCACGGCCACCCCCAGCGGCGACGTGGCCGAAACCCAGGCCATCAAAACCGTCTTTGGCGACCACGCCCGCAAACTCGTCGTCAACTCCACCAAAGGCGCCACCGGCCACATGCTCGGCGCCGCCGGCGCCACCGAGCTGGTCATCAGCATCCTGGCCATGCAAAACCAGGTTTCCCCGCCCACCATCAACCTGGAAAAGCCGGATCCCGAGTGCGACCTGGATTACGTGCCCAACACCGCCCGCGAAATGCGGATCCGCGCGCTCCTGAACAACTCCTTCGGCTTCGGCGGTCACAACGCCACCGTCGCCTTGCGCCAGTTCAACGGCTAG
- a CDS encoding WYL domain-containing protein — MGKRATRKAPDRTAQFTRPPLDRVRRIHHEIANGKYPNARQLAQELEVNPKTIYRDLEFMRDRLELPLAFDPRRNGYYYTAPVTDLPAVSISEGELFALVLAEKALGQYRGTPFEKPLLAAIEKIAAGLPETISVALQDLQQSISFRTRVEPLLDLEVFRTLADAVSHRRQLRLRYRKPGGGPVEERLVDPFHLANINGEWYLFAYDHLRQAPRTFVPMRIQSATPTGKTFQRPKKFSLENWLRGSFGVMQGRGDYRVILRFTPEAADYLREKKWHETQELRDLPEGGVEVTFRLSGLSEVQRWVLSWGGHCRVIEPPELAAAVRQAAERILEQPPAAPSRKA, encoded by the coding sequence ATGGGCAAGCGCGCCACCAGAAAAGCGCCCGATCGGACGGCCCAGTTCACCCGTCCGCCGCTGGACCGGGTGCGGCGCATCCATCACGAGATCGCCAACGGCAAATACCCCAACGCGCGGCAGTTGGCGCAGGAGCTGGAGGTCAATCCCAAAACGATTTACCGCGACCTCGAATTCATGCGCGACCGCCTGGAGCTGCCGCTGGCTTTTGACCCGCGGCGCAACGGTTACTATTACACCGCGCCGGTGACGGATTTGCCGGCGGTCAGCATCAGCGAAGGCGAATTGTTTGCCCTCGTCCTCGCCGAAAAAGCCCTGGGACAATATCGCGGCACGCCCTTTGAAAAACCGCTCCTGGCGGCCATTGAAAAAATCGCTGCCGGCCTGCCTGAGACCATTAGTGTGGCGCTGCAAGACCTCCAGCAAAGCATCTCCTTCCGCACCCGCGTCGAGCCATTGCTGGATTTGGAGGTGTTTCGCACGCTCGCCGATGCGGTGAGCCACCGCCGCCAGTTGCGCCTGCGCTACCGCAAGCCCGGCGGCGGGCCGGTGGAGGAGCGCCTCGTGGATCCCTTTCACCTGGCCAACATCAACGGAGAATGGTACCTCTTCGCCTACGACCATCTGCGCCAGGCCCCCCGCACGTTTGTGCCCATGCGCATTCAGTCCGCCACGCCCACGGGCAAAACCTTCCAGCGCCCCAAAAAATTCTCCCTGGAGAACTGGCTGCGTGGCAGTTTCGGGGTGATGCAGGGCAGGGGGGATTACCGCGTGATCCTGCGCTTCACGCCCGAGGCCGCCGATTATCTGCGCGAAAAAAAATGGCACGAAACTCAGGAGCTGCGCGATCTGCCCGAGGGCGGCGTGGAGGTGACCTTCCGCCTCTCCGGCCTGTCCGAAGTGCAGCGGTGGGTTTTGAGCTGGGGCGGCCATTGCCGGGTGATCGAGCCGCCTGAACTCGCCGCCGCCGTGCGCCAGGCGGCGGAGCGGATTCTGGAGCAACCGCCGGCAGCTCCCTCCCGCAAGGCCTGA
- the acpP gene encoding acyl carrier protein, translating into MADKPVETRVKEIIVEQLGVNPDEVTSDAKIVDDLGADSLDIVELVMALEEEFGSEIPDEEAEKLQTVGDVIKYIEDIKK; encoded by the coding sequence ATGGCTGATAAACCAGTTGAAACGCGGGTCAAGGAAATCATCGTCGAGCAATTAGGCGTGAATCCTGACGAAGTGACAAGCGACGCCAAGATCGTGGACGATTTGGGCGCCGATTCCCTCGACATTGTCGAGCTGGTCATGGCGCTGGAGGAGGAATTCGGCAGCGAAATCCCCGATGAGGAGGCCGAAAAGCTCCAAACCGTCGGGGATGTCATCAAGTACATCGAAGACATTAAGAAGTAA
- a CDS encoding aconitase family protein, whose amino-acid sequence MTLTEKVLARAAGKARVQAGENVWVNADVLMTHDVCGPGTIGVFKREFGPDAKVWDRTKVVIIPDHYIFTADSNSNRNVNLLRQFVKEQGLIYFYDVIDDPNGTWQFDPAKGHFVRQYGSQYAGVCHSALPQKGHTRPGEVLFGTDSHTCTAGAFNEFATGIGNTDAGFVMGTGKLLLKVPETMHFRFEGKLQPGVMAKDIILHIIGEIGFDGATYRAMQFDGPGVAGLSMDDRMTIANMAIEAGGKNGIFEFDARTAEYVDNRTRLNGTKTTYEPVEPDKDQKFIYELVVDLSKLEPTVACHPDPGQRKLAKELEHIKLDRAYIGSCTGGKTSDFVEFARIIRGRKVVIDTFGVPATPEIVRDLQTTRWGDKSIWQILVDAGVLMTENAGCAACLGGPVDTFGRINKPMKCISATNRNFPGRMGHKESQVFLASPATVAASALTGRITDPREYL is encoded by the coding sequence ATGACGTTGACGGAAAAAGTGTTGGCCCGCGCCGCCGGCAAGGCCCGGGTGCAGGCGGGGGAGAATGTGTGGGTGAACGCCGACGTGCTGATGACGCACGACGTGTGCGGGCCGGGGACCATAGGGGTGTTCAAGCGGGAATTTGGACCGGACGCCAAGGTGTGGGATCGCACGAAGGTGGTGATCATTCCGGATCATTACATCTTCACCGCCGACTCGAACTCCAACCGCAACGTGAACCTGCTGCGGCAGTTTGTGAAGGAGCAGGGGCTGATTTATTTCTATGACGTGATTGATGATCCCAACGGGACCTGGCAGTTTGATCCGGCCAAGGGGCATTTTGTGCGCCAGTACGGCTCGCAGTACGCCGGCGTGTGCCACAGCGCGCTGCCGCAAAAGGGCCATACCCGCCCCGGGGAGGTGTTGTTTGGCACCGACAGCCACACCTGCACGGCAGGGGCGTTCAACGAGTTTGCGACGGGCATCGGCAACACCGACGCCGGCTTTGTGATGGGCACCGGCAAACTGCTGCTCAAGGTGCCGGAGACGATGCATTTCCGCTTCGAGGGCAAGCTCCAGCCGGGGGTGATGGCCAAGGACATCATATTGCACATCATCGGCGAAATTGGCTTCGACGGCGCCACCTACCGGGCCATGCAGTTCGACGGCCCGGGCGTGGCCGGCCTTTCGATGGATGACCGCATGACGATCGCCAACATGGCCATCGAGGCCGGCGGCAAAAACGGCATCTTCGAGTTTGACGCCCGGACGGCGGAATACGTGGACAACCGGACCCGCCTCAACGGCACAAAAACCACTTATGAACCGGTGGAGCCGGACAAGGATCAGAAGTTCATTTACGAGCTGGTGGTGGATTTGAGCAAACTGGAGCCGACGGTGGCCTGCCATCCGGACCCCGGCCAGCGCAAGCTCGCCAAGGAACTGGAGCACATCAAGCTGGATCGCGCCTACATCGGGTCCTGCACGGGCGGGAAGACGAGTGATTTTGTGGAGTTTGCGCGGATCATCCGAGGCCGCAAGGTGGTCATTGACACCTTTGGCGTGCCGGCCACGCCGGAGATTGTGCGGGATTTGCAGACCACCCGGTGGGGGGACAAGAGCATCTGGCAGATCCTGGTGGATGCCGGGGTGTTGATGACCGAGAACGCCGGGTGCGCCGCCTGCCTGGGCGGGCCGGTGGACACGTTCGGACGCATCAACAAGCCGATGAAGTGCATCAGCGCCACCAACCGCAATTTCCCGGGCCGCATGGGCCACAAGGAAAGCCAGGTGTTCCTGGCCAGCCCGGCCACGGTGGCCGCCAGCGCCCTGACCGGCCGGATCACGGATCCGCGGGAGTATTTGTGA